In Polaribacter sp. Hel_I_88, the following proteins share a genomic window:
- the galK gene encoding galactokinase, with amino-acid sequence MSATLVKEVKEHFIKKFKTHPLLIFSPGRINIIGEHTDYNGGFVFPAAVDKGIAAAIQKSDAGNCTAIALDLDSTIEFELDKLKPSKEGSWENYVFGVVAEIQNRNKVIGDFNIIFKGNIPGGAGMSSSAALENSVVFGLNELFDLGLTKTEMILISQKAEHNYVGVKCGIMDQYASMFGIKNNALLLDCRTIESKAYEIDFKEHQLMLINTNVKHSLSDSAYNDRRSACESIADMLQIETLREATEQDLEQIIDKVTPENYQKGLYVIQEIERTQKAAKAIENNDLEKLGALMYGSHSGLQHQYKVSCAELDFLVDQAKKNKKVLGARMMGGGFGGCTINLIAKEEAKAFGKSVSKAYKNKFHKECSVYFIKLSDGTHLVK; translated from the coding sequence ATGAGTGCAACATTAGTTAAGGAAGTAAAAGAACATTTTATTAAAAAGTTTAAAACACATCCACTTTTAATTTTTTCTCCAGGAAGAATTAATATTATTGGAGAACATACAGATTATAATGGAGGTTTTGTTTTTCCTGCTGCTGTTGATAAAGGTATTGCAGCTGCTATTCAAAAAAGTGATGCTGGAAATTGTACAGCAATTGCCTTAGATTTAGATAGTACTATTGAGTTTGAGCTCGATAAATTGAAACCTTCAAAAGAAGGTAGTTGGGAAAATTATGTTTTTGGAGTAGTTGCAGAAATACAGAATAGAAACAAAGTTATTGGCGATTTCAACATCATTTTTAAAGGAAATATTCCTGGAGGTGCAGGTATGTCATCTTCTGCAGCTTTAGAAAACAGTGTGGTTTTTGGTTTAAATGAATTGTTTGATTTAGGGTTGACAAAAACAGAAATGATTTTAATTTCACAAAAAGCAGAACATAATTATGTGGGTGTAAAATGTGGAATTATGGATCAATATGCAAGCATGTTTGGTATTAAAAACAATGCACTTTTGTTAGATTGTAGAACTATAGAATCTAAAGCTTATGAAATCGATTTTAAAGAACATCAATTAATGCTTATCAATACAAACGTAAAACATAGTTTGTCTGATAGTGCTTATAATGATAGGCGTTCTGCTTGCGAAAGCATTGCAGATATGTTACAAATTGAAACATTAAGAGAAGCAACTGAACAAGATTTAGAGCAAATTATTGATAAAGTAACTCCAGAAAACTACCAAAAAGGATTGTATGTAATTCAAGAAATTGAACGAACTCAAAAAGCGGCAAAAGCTATTGAAAACAACGATTTAGAAAAATTGGGTGCGTTAATGTATGGTTCACACAGTGGTTTGCAACATCAATATAAAGTAAGTTGTGCAGAATTAGATTTTTTGGTAGATCAAGCAAAAAAGAATAAAAAAGTTTTGGGTGCAAGAATGATGGGTGGTGGTTTTGGTGGTTGTACCATTAATTTAATTGCAAAAGAAGAGGCAAAAGCATTTGGTAAATCAGTATCAAAAGCATACAAAAATAAGTTTCATAAAGAATGTTCTGTATATTTTATAAAACTTTCTGATGGCACACATTTGGTAAAATAA
- a CDS encoding aldose 1-epimerase, which produces MFKINSKKKKGLNYVELQNPSKTTKAKICLDQGARIVSLKFKDNFIIKEQPDFDYKDSYASSILFPFASRIKEGKYTFEGNEYQLERNDGDNALHGLVYNKKFELFEPEEHKDNCSATFNYYEKNESKGFPFTYFLSVTYTLFEDRLKVRITVKNTDIKSFPFTLGWHPYFNSSDLKNSTLSFKSDQKIKFSKNLITKKVKDQKTPEVFKIEDQQLDDCFILKDDKVSFSTPTYKIKITSDSEKNFLQLYTPKGKDIIAIEPMTGISDTFNNKIGIQVLEADKTYVLNWGLKFNAD; this is translated from the coding sequence ATGTTTAAAATCAACAGTAAAAAGAAAAAAGGGTTGAACTATGTTGAATTGCAAAATCCATCAAAAACCACCAAAGCAAAAATTTGTTTAGACCAAGGAGCTAGAATAGTTTCATTAAAATTTAAAGATAACTTTATTATTAAAGAACAACCAGATTTCGATTATAAAGATTCTTATGCATCTTCAATTTTGTTTCCTTTTGCAAGTAGAATTAAAGAAGGCAAATATACGTTTGAAGGTAATGAGTATCAACTAGAAAGAAATGATGGTGATAATGCTTTGCATGGTTTGGTTTACAACAAAAAGTTTGAACTTTTTGAGCCAGAAGAACATAAAGACAATTGCTCTGCAACCTTTAATTATTATGAGAAAAATGAAAGTAAAGGTTTTCCTTTCACCTATTTTTTATCAGTAACCTACACACTTTTTGAAGACCGTTTAAAAGTTAGAATTACCGTTAAAAATACCGATATAAAATCTTTTCCTTTTACCTTGGGTTGGCATCCTTATTTTAATTCATCAGATTTAAAAAACAGTACTTTATCGTTTAAAAGTGATCAAAAAATTAAGTTTAGTAAAAACCTAATTACAAAAAAGGTAAAAGATCAAAAAACACCAGAAGTTTTTAAAATTGAAGACCAACAATTAGATGATTGTTTTATTTTAAAAGATGATAAAGTTTCATTTTCAACACCAACTTACAAGATAAAAATTACATCAGATTCAGAAAAGAATTTTTTACAATTATATACACCAAAAGGCAAAGATATTATTGCAATAGAACCCATGACTGGCATTTCTGATACGTTTAATAATAAAATAGGAATCCAAGTTCTAGAAGCCGATAAAACTTACGTTTTAAATTGGGGTTTAAAATTTAATGCAGATTAA
- a CDS encoding GntR family transcriptional regulator translates to MEIVKLKKQSKTPKYRQIIASIENAIVKGDLQKGDKLPSLNVIKNKHSLSRDTVLTAFNDLKNRGIINSVVGKGFYVSSVDVKLQQKIFVLFDELNSFKEDLYNAFLSNLGSHIDVEIYFHHFNINVFNKLINENAGNYSSYVIMPANLKNTHNSIQNLPKDKVFILDQIHEDLTGYPAIYQNFEKDIFTGLETVLKKLVDYEKLILLYNDDKQPKGILNGFLKFCKQYNLQSEILESLQDRKPKKGEIFIILDDKNLIRVIKKIKEEQLILAKDVGIISVNDTILKEVVENGITTISTDFNLMGKKLAEMILNDDKIKVENPSRLILRKSL, encoded by the coding sequence ATGGAAATCGTGAAATTAAAAAAGCAAAGTAAAACACCAAAATATAGGCAAATTATTGCTTCTATTGAAAATGCTATTGTAAAAGGCGATTTACAAAAAGGTGATAAGTTGCCTTCTTTAAATGTTATTAAAAACAAGCATTCCCTTTCTAGAGACACAGTTTTAACGGCTTTTAATGATTTAAAAAACAGAGGAATTATCAACTCTGTAGTTGGTAAAGGTTTTTATGTTTCTTCTGTTGATGTAAAATTACAGCAGAAAATATTTGTTCTCTTTGATGAATTGAATTCGTTTAAAGAGGATTTATACAACGCTTTTTTAAGTAATTTAGGGTCTCATATTGATGTTGAAATTTATTTTCATCACTTTAATATCAACGTTTTTAACAAGTTGATAAACGAAAATGCTGGTAATTATAGTAGCTACGTAATTATGCCTGCTAATTTAAAAAACACGCATAATTCCATACAAAATTTGCCAAAAGATAAAGTGTTTATTTTAGATCAAATTCATGAAGATTTAACTGGATACCCAGCAATTTATCAGAATTTTGAAAAAGATATTTTTACGGGATTAGAAACTGTTTTAAAGAAGTTAGTTGATTATGAAAAATTAATTCTATTGTATAATGATGACAAACAACCTAAAGGGATTTTAAACGGATTTCTGAAATTTTGTAAACAATACAATTTACAAAGTGAAATCTTAGAATCTTTACAGGACAGAAAACCTAAAAAAGGAGAAATATTTATTATTTTAGACGATAAGAACCTTATTAGAGTCATCAAAAAAATAAAAGAAGAACAACTAATTTTAGCAAAAGATGTAGGAATTATTTCTGTAAACGATACTATTTTAAAAGAAGTAGTAGAAAACGGAATTACTACAATTTCTACAGATTTTAATTTAATGGGGAAAAAATTAGCTGAAATGATTTTAAATGATGACAAAATAAAGGTTGAAAATCCGAGTCGTTTAATTTTAAGAAAATCGTTGTAA
- a CDS encoding formylglycine-generating enzyme family protein: MFVFKKNVLKTYSLLFMVCVLALSSCKKEKSTTNSSEEKKEKITVKTPENMIWVEGKTFLQGAKETDTYAMPREKPAHKVTVDGFFMDVTEVTNKQFAKFVDETKYITVAERKIDWEEMKSQVPEGTLKPHDSILQPGSLIFNKNVNAVVNMNNYTQWWTWKIGADWKHPEGPDSTIDDKEDFPVVHIALEDALAYCKWANRRLPTEAEWEAAAQGKNTDAIFTWGNDTTILDANANTWQGTFPSKNESTDGFEFISPVKSYPANSIGLYDMTGNVWEITSDLFNVNHYKEIDISKPIINPKGAEKSYSPSNPYQVEHVMKGGSFLCHESYCASFRISAKMGVAIDSGSDHVGFRTVATPEMLASK; the protein is encoded by the coding sequence ATGTTTGTCTTTAAAAAAAATGTTCTAAAAACATATAGTTTGCTTTTTATGGTTTGTGTACTTGCTTTAAGCAGCTGTAAAAAAGAGAAATCAACCACAAATTCATCCGAAGAAAAAAAGGAAAAAATTACTGTAAAAACTCCTGAAAACATGATTTGGGTAGAAGGAAAAACGTTTTTACAAGGCGCAAAAGAAACCGATACATATGCAATGCCAAGAGAAAAACCTGCTCATAAAGTTACTGTAGATGGTTTTTTTATGGATGTAACAGAAGTTACCAACAAACAGTTTGCAAAATTTGTTGATGAAACTAAATATATTACTGTTGCAGAACGCAAAATTGACTGGGAAGAAATGAAAAGTCAAGTTCCTGAAGGCACTCTAAAACCTCACGATTCTATTTTACAACCTGGAAGTTTAATTTTTAATAAGAATGTAAACGCAGTTGTAAACATGAATAATTATACACAATGGTGGACGTGGAAAATTGGTGCAGATTGGAAACATCCTGAAGGACCCGATTCTACTATTGATGATAAAGAAGATTTTCCTGTGGTTCATATTGCTTTAGAAGATGCTTTGGCTTATTGCAAATGGGCAAATAGACGTTTGCCAACGGAAGCTGAATGGGAAGCTGCAGCACAAGGAAAAAATACGGATGCCATTTTTACTTGGGGAAATGACACCACAATTTTAGATGCCAATGCCAATACTTGGCAAGGAACTTTCCCTTCAAAAAATGAATCTACAGATGGTTTTGAATTTATTTCTCCTGTAAAATCGTATCCTGCAAATAGCATTGGTTTATACGATATGACAGGAAATGTCTGGGAAATTACAAGCGATTTATTTAACGTAAATCATTACAAAGAAATTGACATTTCTAAACCAATCATAAATCCTAAAGGTGCAGAAAAATCATACAGTCCAAGCAATCCTTACCAAGTTGAACATGTTATGAAAGGTGGTTCTTTTTTATGCCACGAATCCTATTGTGCAAGTTTTAGAATCTCTGCAAAAATGGGAGTTGCTATAGATTCTGGTTCAGATCACGTGGGTTTTAGAACAGTTGCCACTCCAGAAATGTTAGCTTCAAAATAA
- a CDS encoding outer membrane beta-barrel protein, whose amino-acid sequence MKNQLKKTLFIILFLCANQTVFAQLTGKIIDQEDATPLEYATVALYNQSPKKLISGVITNEKGIFSFDKLKAGTYFIEISFIGYQPKKIENIVFSGDEKNLGDLQLSLGNSLNEVVIKGERAAVVSKIDKQVFDATNFQNSQGGTATEVIKNLPSVSVNGIGEISVRGTTGFIILLNGKPVQGNPATILSQLPANAIDKVEVITAPSAKYDPEGKAGILNIFTKKGALNGTFTQINTRIGAPSIEDYNNSESAKRYGIDATYNYRKDKWNFSLGASYQRNDISGRREGDVFTIINDVKTSFPSDGERSFDEENYSGNITLDYTPNKNNEFSIGFFVGKRSKDRTADILYFDNNAVQPADSNNRLYTFQYFNENLRIRTSDFALGSFDYAHTFVDESKISTSFLYEYTLLGGPTTNRNLGFPDTSQILQDEFNTNDNPLFGTLFRLDYEFAKFSFGKLETGYQYRFLDHKGDFDYTRRNNATGIFETVPEFTSQIDLKRTLHSGYVNVSNKKEKWEYVAGLRLEKMDRELTLQGENQTAPEVINYDYLQLFPSATVAYTLENKAIIKAAYSKRVQRTTTFKMNPFREREHSETLEQGDKNLLPEFVDLVEIGISKRTKKGNSVYATAYLRNVKNLVNRVNKIFNDTILDRIYTNVGTGRSLGLELGAQLNPTEKWSNFIGFNVFNLDINGDFVYEENGVTFTEPIDNNSTQYSINLNSTYQFNTTSSLQFSLNYLSERVTAQGKDSRFYSPNLTFRKTFLDDRLAATLQWQNIDMGLLNTNEQRITTSQQNSFFTTTNYVYEVDMISLNVSYNFNSNKNKSKFIKSEFGAKEF is encoded by the coding sequence ATGAAAAATCAGTTGAAAAAAACATTATTTATCATTTTATTTTTGTGCGCAAATCAAACTGTATTTGCCCAATTAACAGGAAAAATTATTGATCAAGAAGATGCAACCCCACTTGAATATGCTACAGTTGCTTTGTACAATCAATCGCCCAAAAAATTAATTTCGGGAGTTATTACCAATGAAAAAGGTATTTTTTCTTTTGATAAACTAAAAGCAGGAACTTATTTTATTGAAATTTCTTTTATTGGCTATCAACCTAAAAAAATAGAAAATATTGTTTTTTCTGGGGATGAAAAAAATCTTGGAGATTTACAATTGTCTTTAGGAAATTCTTTAAACGAAGTTGTCATTAAAGGCGAAAGAGCTGCTGTGGTTAGTAAAATTGATAAGCAAGTTTTTGATGCCACAAATTTCCAAAATAGTCAAGGAGGCACAGCAACTGAAGTAATTAAAAACCTGCCTTCTGTTTCTGTAAATGGAATTGGAGAAATTTCTGTAAGAGGAACTACTGGGTTTATTATTTTATTAAATGGCAAACCTGTTCAGGGAAATCCTGCAACAATTTTAAGTCAATTACCTGCAAATGCTATTGATAAAGTGGAAGTAATTACGGCTCCGTCTGCAAAATACGATCCTGAAGGAAAAGCAGGAATTTTAAATATCTTCACTAAAAAAGGTGCTTTAAATGGCACTTTTACACAAATAAATACACGAATTGGTGCTCCATCAATTGAAGATTACAACAATTCTGAAAGTGCAAAACGTTATGGAATTGATGCAACTTACAATTATAGAAAAGATAAATGGAATTTTTCTTTAGGTGCAAGTTACCAAAGAAATGATATTTCTGGTCGAAGAGAAGGTGATGTTTTTACGATTATTAATGATGTTAAAACAAGTTTTCCTTCTGATGGAGAACGCTCTTTTGATGAAGAAAACTATAGTGGAAATATCACTTTAGATTATACACCCAATAAAAACAACGAATTTTCTATCGGATTTTTTGTAGGAAAAAGAAGCAAAGACAGAACCGCTGATATTTTATATTTTGATAACAATGCTGTGCAACCTGCAGATAGCAATAATCGATTATACACGTTTCAATATTTTAATGAAAACCTACGAATTAGAACAAGCGATTTTGCTTTAGGTAGTTTTGATTATGCGCATACATTTGTAGATGAATCAAAAATATCGACTTCTTTTTTATATGAATATACGCTTTTAGGTGGCCCAACAACCAACAGGAATTTAGGATTTCCTGATACTTCTCAAATTCTTCAAGATGAATTTAACACGAATGATAATCCACTTTTTGGAACCTTATTTCGATTGGATTATGAGTTTGCTAAATTCTCTTTTGGAAAATTAGAAACTGGTTATCAATATCGTTTTTTAGATCATAAAGGCGATTTTGATTACACAAGAAGAAATAACGCCACTGGTATTTTTGAAACTGTGCCTGAATTTACAAGCCAAATTGATTTAAAAAGAACGTTGCATTCTGGTTACGTAAATGTATCTAACAAAAAAGAAAAATGGGAATATGTTGCTGGACTTCGATTGGAAAAAATGGATAGAGAATTGACTTTGCAAGGCGAAAACCAAACAGCACCAGAAGTTATAAATTACGATTATTTGCAATTATTTCCTTCAGCAACTGTTGCCTATACTTTAGAGAATAAAGCAATAATAAAAGCAGCTTATAGTAAAAGAGTGCAAAGAACAACTACCTTTAAAATGAATCCTTTTCGTGAAAGAGAACATTCTGAAACTTTAGAACAAGGGGATAAAAATCTACTTCCAGAGTTTGTGGATTTAGTTGAAATCGGGATTTCCAAACGAACTAAAAAAGGGAATTCTGTGTATGCAACTGCCTATTTAAGAAATGTAAAAAACTTGGTAAACAGAGTGAACAAGATTTTTAATGATACTATTTTAGACAGAATTTACACCAATGTTGGTACAGGAAGGTCTTTAGGTTTAGAATTAGGAGCGCAATTAAATCCAACAGAAAAATGGAGTAATTTTATTGGCTTTAATGTTTTTAATTTAGATATTAATGGCGATTTTGTGTATGAAGAAAATGGAGTTACGTTTACAGAACCAATTGATAATAATTCAACACAATATTCCATCAATTTAAATTCTACGTATCAATTTAATACAACCTCTTCTTTGCAATTTTCGCTGAATTATTTATCAGAAAGAGTTACTGCACAAGGAAAAGATTCCCGTTTTTATTCACCCAATTTAACGTTTAGAAAAACATTTTTAGACGATAGATTAGCAGCTACTTTACAATGGCAAAATATAGATATGGGCTTACTAAACACCAATGAACAAAGAATAACAACTTCGCAACAAAATTCGTTTTTTACAACTACAAATTATGTGTACGAAGTTGATATGATCAGTTTAAATGTGTCTTATAACTTTAATTCTAATAAAAATAAATCGAAATTTATTAAGAGTGAATTTGGTGCTAAAGAGTTTTAA
- a CDS encoding DUF2237 family protein, with product MELNILNTPLESCCTAPATGYFRDGFCRTAAHDVGTHTVCAIVTQDFLEYSASKGNDLMTPIPQWNFPGLKAGDKWCLCISRWLQAEKAGKAPFIDLEATHIKSLQYTTLELLQKYEFPKLS from the coding sequence TTGGAATTAAACATTTTAAACACACCTTTAGAATCTTGCTGCACAGCACCTGCAACTGGTTATTTTAGAGATGGATTTTGTAGAACAGCTGCTCACGATGTTGGCACACATACAGTTTGCGCAATTGTTACACAAGATTTTTTAGAATATTCAGCCTCAAAAGGCAACGATTTAATGACACCAATTCCACAATGGAATTTTCCTGGTTTAAAAGCTGGTGACAAATGGTGTTTGTGTATATCTAGATGGTTGCAAGCAGAAAAAGCTGGCAAAGCACCATTTATTGATTTAGAAGCAACACACATAAAATCTTTGCAATACACAACTTTAGAGCTTCTTCAAAAATATGAATTTCCTAAACTAAGCTAA
- the dprA gene encoding DNA-processing protein DprA yields the protein MKDEKLLAILRLQKSRAIGDILAKKLIVNVGDVEEIFNEKSATLQKINGIGSHVLKHLYDEKNLKAAEQELNYIKNNNIKFTYFLEDDYPVNLQNCIDSPILIFKDGNINLNNDKIISIVGTRNMSSYGRDLCTKIIEDLVQYNPVIVSGFAYGVDICAHKIAIKNKLQTIAVLAHGFEQIYPKVHKKYINEVNENGGFLTEFWSEEQPLRENFLKRNRIVAGISKATIIIESAEKGGSLVTADIANSYNRDVFAIPGRTTDIYSKGCNNLIKNNRATLLTSSEDIVKMLNWDIQEKPKKVIQKQLFIDLNESEQKIYDLLSDKGQQLLDVISLECNIPIYQLSSILLQMEMKGITKPLPGKLFELV from the coding sequence ATGAAAGATGAAAAGTTATTGGCTATTTTACGATTGCAAAAAAGCAGAGCAATTGGCGATATCTTAGCAAAAAAACTAATTGTAAATGTGGGTGATGTCGAGGAAATATTTAATGAAAAATCAGCTACTTTGCAAAAAATCAATGGAATAGGAAGTCATGTTTTAAAACACCTGTATGATGAAAAAAACCTAAAAGCTGCTGAACAAGAATTAAATTACATAAAAAACAACAATATTAAGTTTACTTATTTTTTGGAAGATGATTACCCTGTAAATCTTCAAAATTGTATTGATAGTCCTATTTTAATTTTTAAAGATGGCAATATCAATCTAAATAATGATAAAATAATTTCGATTGTTGGTACTAGGAATATGAGTTCTTATGGGCGTGATTTATGTACAAAAATAATTGAAGATTTGGTACAATACAATCCTGTTATAGTAAGTGGTTTTGCATACGGAGTTGATATTTGCGCGCATAAAATCGCTATTAAAAATAAGTTACAAACCATTGCAGTTTTGGCTCATGGATTTGAGCAAATTTACCCTAAAGTTCATAAAAAGTATATCAATGAAGTAAATGAAAATGGTGGTTTTTTAACCGAATTTTGGAGTGAAGAACAACCTTTAAGAGAAAATTTTTTAAAAAGAAATCGAATTGTGGCAGGCATCTCTAAAGCAACCATCATTATAGAAAGTGCAGAAAAAGGTGGTTCTTTAGTAACTGCGGATATTGCCAACTCTTATAACAGAGATGTGTTTGCAATTCCTGGCAGAACAACCGATATTTATAGTAAAGGTTGTAATAATTTAATTAAAAATAATAGAGCAACTTTACTAACATCATCAGAAGATATTGTAAAAATGCTTAATTGGGACATTCAAGAAAAACCAAAAAAAGTAATTCAAAAACAATTATTTATAGATTTAAACGAAAGTGAACAGAAAATCTATGATTTATTAAGTGATAAAGGACAACAATTATTGGATGTGATTTCTTTAGAATGTAATATTCCTATTTATCAGTTGTCATCAATATTGTTGCAAATGGAAATGAAAGGAATCACAAAACCTTTACCAGGAAAGCTTTTTGAATTGGTGTAA